The DNA sequence GTCCCGGATCGCACGAGGAGAAGCCCGCGTTGCGGTCGGGGGTCCACTGCATGGGGGTGCGCACGGCGTCGCGGTCGCCGAGCCAGATGTTGTCGCCCATGCCGATCTCATCGCCGTAGTAGAGGATCGGCGAACCGGGCAGGGACAGCAGCAGCGCGGTGAACAGCTCGATCTGGTTGCGGTCGTTGTCCAGCAGGGGCGCCAGTCGGCGGCGGATGCCGATGTTGGCGCGCATTCTGGGGTCCTTGGCGTACTCCGCGTACATGTAGTCGCGCTCTTCGTCGGTGACCATCTCCAGCGTCAGCTCGTCGTGGTTGCGCAGGAAGATGCCCCACTGACAGCCGGAGGGGATGGCCGGGGTCTTGGCGAGGATCTCGGAGACCGGATAGCGGGACTCGCGCCGCACCGCCATGAAGATGCGCGGCATCACCGGGAAGTGGAAGGCCATATGGCATTCGTCGCCGCCCGCCTCGAAGTCGCCGAAGTAGTCGACGACGTCCTCCGGCCACTGATTGGCCTCGGCCAGGAGCACGGTGTCGGGGTAGTGTGCGTCGATCTCGGCCCGGACGCGCTTGAGCAGCTGGTGGGTGCGCGGGAGGTTCTCGCAGTTGGTGCCCTCCTCGGCGTACAGATACGGGACGGCGTCGAGCCGGAATCCGTCGATGCCGAGGTCCAGCCAGAAGCGCAGGGCGGCCAGTACCTCCTCCTGGACGGCCGGGTTCTCGAAGTTGAGGTCCGGCTGGTGCGAGAAGAAGCGGTGCCAGTAGTACTGCTTGCGTACCGGGTCAAAGGTCCAGTTGGAGGTCTCGGTGTCGACGAAGATGATCCGCGCGTCCTGGTACTGCTTGTCGTCGTCGGCCCATACGTAGTAGTCGCCGTACGGTCCGTCCGGGTCGCTGCGGGACTCCTGGAACCACGGGTGCTGATCACTCGTGTGGTTCATGACGAAGTCGATGATCACGCGCATCCCGCGCTGGTGCGCGGCGTCGACGAACTCCACGAAGTCCGCGAGGTCCCCGAACTCCGGCAGTACGGCGGTGTAGTCCGAGACGTCATAGCCGCCGTCGCGCAGCGGCGAGGCGAAGAACGGCGGCAGCCACAGGCAGTCCACGCCCAGCCACTGAAGATAGTCCAGCTTGGCCGTCAGGCCCTTGAGGTCGCCGACGCCGTCGCCGTTGCTGTCCTGGAAGGAGCGGACCAGGACCTCGTAGAAGACGGCGCGCTTGAACCAGTCGGGGTCACGGTCCTTCGCGGGCGTGTCCTCGAAGGTGTCCGGTACGGGCTCGTTGACGATCATGTTGTGGGTGACCCTCCGATCGGTGAGGACGGTCGCAGGGACAGCACATGTGCCGGAGCCATCCGGCGCCCCGGCTCCAGGCGCACATAGTTGTCCCTGCCCCAGTGATAGGTCTCGCCGGTGAGCTCGTCGCGCACCGGGACGGACTCGTGCCAGTCCAGGCCGAGTTCCGGCATGTTCAACGAGACCGTCGCCTCCTGGGTGTGGTGGGGGTCGAGGTTGACGACGGTGAGCACGCAGGAATCGCCCGTGCGCTTGGAGTAGACGATGACGGAATCGTTGTCGGCGTGGTGGAATCTGAGGTTGCGCAGCCGGCGCAGCGCGGGGTGGCGGCGGCGCACCCGGTTCAGCCGGGTGAGCAGCGGGGTGATCGTTTCGCCCGCGCGCTCGGCCGCCGCCCAGTCGCGCGGCCGCAGCTGGTACTTCTCCGAGTCCAGGTACTCCTCGCTGCCGGCCCGCACCGGGGTGTTCTCGCACAGTTCGTAGCCCGCGTAGACGCCCCAGGTGGGGGAGAGGGTGGCGGCCAGCACGGCCCGCACCTCGAAGGCGGGGCGGCCGCCCTCCTGGAGGTAGGCGTGCAGGATGTCGGGGGTGTTGACGAAGAAGTTGGGCCGCATCCAGGCGGCCGCGTCCCCGGACAGCTCGGTGAGGTAGTCGGTGAGTTCCTGTTTGGTGGTGCGCCAGGTGAAGTAGGTGTACGACTGGTGGAAGCCGATCGCGCCGAGGGTGTTCAGCATCGCCGGGCGGGTGAACGCCTCGGCGAGGAAGAGCACATCGGGGTCGGTGCGGTGGATGTCGCCGAGCACCTTCTCCCAGAAGACCACCGGTTTGGTGTGCGGGTTGTCCACGCGGAAGACCCGCACCCCGTGTGCCATCCAGAAGCGCAGCACCCGCTCGGTCTCCCGGACCAGGCCCCGGAAGTCCCGGTCGAAGGCCACGGGGTAGATGTCCTGGTACTTCTTGGGCGGGTTCTCGGCGTACGCGATGCTGCCGTCGGCGCGCTGGTGGAACCACTCCGGGTGCTGGGCGACCCAGGGGTGGTCCGGGGAGCACTGGAGCGCGAAGTCCAGCGCCACCTCCATGCGCAGTTCGCGGGCGCGCGCCACGAAGTGGTCGAAGTCCTCGATGGTGCCCAGGTCGGGGTGGATGGCGTCGTGGCCGCCGTCGGCCGAGCCGATGGCCCAGGGCGAGCCCACGTCGAAGGGGCCCGCGGAGAGCGCGTTGTTGGGGCCCTTGCGGAAGGCGGTGCCGATGGGGTGGATGGGTGGCAGATAGACGATGTCGAAGCCCGCGGCGGCGATGGCGGGCAGCCGTTCGGCGGCGGTGCGCAGGGTGCCGCTGACCGGCGGCCGCCCTTCGGTGATCCTGGCCCCCTCCGAGCGTGGGAAGAGCTCGTACCAGGAGCCGAACAGCGCTCGTTCCCGGTCCACCTGGAGCGGCATCGGGCGCGAGGAGCTGACCAACTCCCGCAGGGGGTGGCGGTCGAGGGCGGCGGTCACATCGGGGGCGAGGGCGGCGGCGAGCCGGTCGGCCACCGGGCGGCGCTCGTCGCGCAGTCCGTCGACGGCCGCCAGCACCGCCTCCCGGCCGTCGTTCTTGGGCACACCGGAGGCGGCCCGCTCATGCAGCAGCGCCCCTTCCGCCAGGACCAGATCGGTGTCGATCCCGGCCGGGACCTTGATGCGGGCGTGGTGGCGCCAGGTGGCGATCGGATCGCTCCATGCCTCGACCGTGTACGTCCAGCGGCCGGGCGCGCCGGGGGTGACCTCGGCGCCCCAGCGGTCGGTGCCGGGGGCGAGTTCACGCATCGGGGTCCAGGGACCCGAGCGTCCGGACGGATCGCGGAGGACCACATTGGCGTTGACCGCGTCATGGCCCTCCCGGAACACGGTGGCGCTGACCTCGAAGGTCTCGTCCACGACCGCCTTGGCGGGGCGGCGGCCGCAGTCGACCAGCGGGCGGATATCCAGAATGGGAATGCGACCGATCATAGGATCACCTGACGGCGTTGCGGGTTGATGCGCTGGGGCGGCTTTTGTCCTTTGTATCGGTTCTGCCGCCGGGCGATGGGTTGCGGGCATGACAGCTCCTGTCCGCGTTCACTCTGGTGGGCGGATGGGGTCGGCCATGGGGGGCGCGCCTGGAAAGCCTTCCCCTGCGGAACGGGCGGACAACCCGGGTTCCCGTTAACTACCGGTTCGTAACGCCGGGTACACGAAACGGCCCCGTCCGTAGGCGGGGCCGTCCGGGCGGCGCGTATCGGCCCTTCTGGCGCGTAGTCAGTTGGCCACCCGCAGCAGACGGTTCGGCGAGTCCGCGCCCGCGCCGCGCACCCGGCCCTTGCTCGCCATGGCCGTCAGCGCCGCCCCCACCTGGGCCGCGGTGGCACCGCGGTGGCCGGCCAGGTACAGCGCGGCGGCGCCCGCGACATGCGGGGCCGCCATCGAGGTGCCCGACAGCGTCCTGGTCGCCGTATCGCTGGTATGCGACGCCGAGACGATCCGGTCCCCGGGCGCGAACAGGTCAATGCCCGCGCCCCAGTTGGAGAAGGCCGAGCGCCGGTCGGCGCGGTCGGTCGCACCGACCGTGAGCGCCTGCCGCACCCGGCCCGGGGAGAAGGCGGCGGCGGGCCGGTCCTGGTTGCCCGCCGCCACGGTGAAGACCAGACCGGCGGCCGTCCCGGCCCGCACCGCGGCGTCCCACTCGGGCAACGGGGTGGCGGACGCCGCCCCCAGGCTCAGATTGACCACCGCGGGCCGCTCGGCGTGTCGCAGCACCCAGTCCATCCCGGCCAGCACCTGGGCGATGGTGCCCTCGCCCCGGTCGTCCAGCACCCGGACGGCCACGATCGCGGCCCGCTTCGCCACTCCGTACCGGGTGCCCGCCGCCGTGGCGGCCACATGGGTGCCGTGGCCGTTGCCGTCCTCGGCCACCGGATCGTCGTCCACGAAGTCCCAGCCGGAGCGGGCCCGGCCGCCGAAGTCCTCGTGGGAGGCGCGGATCCCGGAGTCGATGACGTAGATCGTGGTCCCGCGTCCGCCGTCGGCGGGCGCGGTGTACGTCCCGTCCAGCGGCCGGTCCGGCTGGTCGATCCGGTCCAGCCCCCACGGCGGGTCCGCCCGGCCCCGGGACGGCGACGGCGGACGCGCCCGGGTCCACCGCGGGGACACCCGCTCGTCCCGGGTCACCGAGGCGATCCGCGGATCGGCCGCCAGCCGGCCGGCCTGTGCCGCGTTCGCCACCACCGCATAGCCGTCCAGCGCCGTGCGGTAGACCCGGCGCACGCGCGCCCCGTACCGCTCCACCAGCGCCCGGCCCGCCGCCGACGCCGCCGCGGGCGCTCCCGCGCCCCGCTTCAGGGCGACGATATAGCCGTGGTCCGGCCCGGCCTGAGTGGACCCGGCCTGCGTGGGCGCGGCCTGCGTGAGCGACAAGGCCACCAGGGCCGCCGCGACGGCGGCGGCCGGCGCCGCCACCCTCCGCCGGGGTCCCGCGGATGCGCATGCCATGGAACGATCCCCTCCCCAACTGAGCGACGGCGCCAGCGTGGCGTGGGACGAAAGATCCCGACAAGGGCGCACCAGGGGGCGTGAAACCAGACGGCCCACCGCCCCGTGGGGACGGGCACGCGCCGTGTCCCGTCCCCACGGGGACCGGACACGGCGCGCGGCCAGCCGGCGATCAGCCGGCGATCACTTGTAGGTGATGTCGGAGGTGCTGTACTTGCAGTAGGTGCCGTCGGGACCGCTGCCGTTCTTCGAGGGCTCGTCGCCGTCGTCGTTCCCGATGTACTTCTGACACGGGACGATCTTCTTGCTGCTGTCCCCGACGATGGTGATGGAGCGCAGCGTCAGCGAGTCGCCGTAGTTGGTGTTGATCCCGCCGATGACCTTGCCCGGCGCGGTGATCTCGGTGTTGCTCACATTGATGGTGCGCTTGTACTGCGTCGAGCAGTTGCCACAGGACCGGACGAAGGTGGAGAAGTCCTGGCCGGCGAAGTTGGAGATGTTGAGCGTGCCGCCGCCGTTGAACTGGAAGATCTTGTCCTCGGCCTTGCGGGCGCCGCCACCGACGACGTTGTACGTCTTGCCGCTGCCGCGGAAGGTGGCGGCGTCCTCGCCGACGTCCTCCCACCACACGTTCTGGAGGGTGCAGCTGCCCTCGCAGTGGACGCCGTCGGCGGCCGGGGCGCCGAGGATGACGTTCTTCAGGGTGGCGCCGTCCTTCAGCTCGAACAGCGGGCCCTGGTCCTCGTCCTGGCCGCCCGAGCCGAGGTCGCCGGTGCCGTAGTAGCGCTTCATACCACCGTCGGTGGTCCCGCTGACGCTGATGGTCGTGCCGACCGCCTGGGTGCCGCTGGCCGAGGGCCAGGTGGCGGCGGAGGCCGTGGGCAGGGTCAGACCGGTGGTGATCGCGCCCGCGGTGAGGGCGACGGCACCGAGGGCGCCGGCCAGCACCCGGTACCTGGTGTGTTGTTCAGCCATGTCGGATCTCCTTCCGGGGGATGTCCGGATTCAGGGGGTGGTGATGGTCGGCCGCGGCGGGGTCGCCATCTTGTCGCCGATGAAGAAGCTGGGGTGCGGGGGCTGGTTGTAGGCGGTGTTCTGCCAGGCCAGCGCCTCGCGGTACTGCCGGTCGTGGAGCAGCGTGGTGATCTTCCGGTCGGTCTGGTACGGCGTGGAGTAGATCCGCAGCGCCTTGTTGTCACTGGTCGGCCAGACCACCTCCTCGCGCCAGTCGCCGAGGATGTCGCCGGAGAGCGACGGGGTGGCCTTGGTGCCGTTGTTGGAGTGCACCCCGGACCCGGTGAGCAGCCGGGTGTCACCGGAGGTGCCGTACTTGTCGATATGCGTGTCGTCCAGCAGCTCGCGCACCGGATCGCCGTCCCACCAGGCCAGGAAGTTGATCGAGGACGGCTTGCGGCCCTTGGCGCCGCCGCCCTCGTCGCGGATCTGGTCGTCCCGCGCGGACCACATCTCGGCGCCGTCGCTGCCCGCCCAGATGTCGTCGGCCACCCCGCGCCCGTTGTCGCCGCCCGACGCGGTCGACCACAGCACCTGGCCGGTGCGGGCGTCGGCGAAGTACGAGCCCGGCTTGGAGGTGTCCTCGTCGACCTTGAAGTACTCCAGGCCCGCCCGGGACGGGTCGAGATCGCCGAGGTGGGCCGCGTCGCCATGGCCGTTCTTGTTGGTCCACAGCCCGGCGCCGTTGTCGTCCACCGCCATCGAGCCGTAGACGATCTCGTCCTTGCCGTCGCCGTCCACATCGCCGGTCGCCAGTGCGTGGTTGCCCTGCCCGTCGTAGCCCTTGCCGGTGTTGGTGGAACTGTTGGTGTCGAACGTCCACTGCCGGGTGAGCTGCCCACCGCTGAACTTCCAGGCGGAGATCACGGTGCGGGTGTAGTAGCCGCGCGCCTCGATCAGCGAGGGGGTGGAGCCGTTGAGATACGCCGTCCCGGCCAGGAAGCGGTCCACGCGGTTGCCGTAGGAGTCGCCCCACGAGGAGACGGTGCCGCGCGGCGGGACGTAGTCCACCGTGCTCATCGCGGCGCCCGTGCGCCCGTTGAACATCGTCAGATATTCGGGCCCGCTGAGCACGTAGCCGCTGGAGTTGCGGTAGTCGGCGGACGCGCTGCCGATGGTCTTCCCGGCCCCGTCGACCGTGCCGTCCGCGGTCTTCATCGCGACCTCGGCCTGACCGTCGCCGTCGTAGTCGTACACCTGGAACTGGGTGTAGTGGGCGCCGGAGCGGATGTTGCGGCCCAGGTCGATCCGCCACAGCCGCTGCCCCTGAAGGGTGTATCCGTCGACGATGGTGTTGCCGGTGACGCCCGACTGGGAGTTGTCCTTGGCGTTGGTCGGCTGCCATTTGAGGACGAAGTCCAGGTCGCCGTCGCCGTCCAGGTCGCCCACCGAGGCGTCGTTGGCCTCGTAGGTGTAGTCCGAACCGCCCGACGGGGGCGAGATCGCCACGTCGTAGTACCCGGGGCGGAACTGGACCGCGCTCGGCGAGGCGGGCTGCTCCACCCCGTTCACGATGGCGCGCACGGTGTAGTCCGCGCTGTTCGGGGCGTCCTGGTGGAGGTAGTTGGTGGTGGTGATGGGGGAGGAGTTGACCTTGACCGAGCCCCGGTAGAGGTTGAACGTCACATCGTCCGCGTCGGTGGCCAGCCAGCGCCAGCTGACCAGGTTGTCATCGCCGGTGTGCACGCTCACCAGCCCCCGGTCCAGCTTCTCCAGCTGGGCCGCGGCCACCGCTTTCGGGCTTGCGGCCCCGGCCGTCCGGCTGCCCGGCTCGACGGCTCCGGAGACGTTCGCCAGGGTGGTGACGGTCAGCGCGGCCGCCGCGCATCCGGCGGCCAGCATCCGGCCGCGGGTCAGCGCCTTCCGGCCGGGAGCCGGCGCTGTCCGGCCGGGTGCTCCGGGCGGATGAGCGGGGGACGGAGTGGGCGAACTGTCCCGAGAGCGCACGAGGTCCTCCAAGGCATGGGGGGAAGGTGTGCCCCCTAGTCGCCCCCTTGGCCGGAAAGGTTGCCGCCTTGGGGGCGACTTCTCGGGAGCGGTGCGAAACAGCCGAAACAGGGACGCCTCGGCCGCTACCGTCGAAGGGTGAAGGCCATTCGTCGATTCAGCGTGCGCCCCGTGCTTCCGGAGCCCCTGCGACCGCTCAACCGGCTGGCGCGCAACCTGCGCTGGTCCTGGCACCCCGAGACCCGCGAGCTGTTCGAGTCCGTGGACCCCGAGGGATGGCGGGAGACGGGCGGCGACCCGGTACGGCTGCTGGGCGCCGTACCCGTCTCCCGGCTGGCGGCCCTCGCCGAGGACCGCGCCTTTCTGCGCCGCCTCACGGCGGCCGCGGACGACCTGCACGACTATCTGACGGCTCCCCGCTGGTACCAGGGGCTGACCGCCGCACACCAGGGGCGGCCCGCCGCGGATTCGCCGTCCGGCGCGGGTTCGCCGTCCGGCGCGGGTTTGCCGTCTGGCGGTGCGGGTTCGTCGTCCGGCGGCGCGGGGTCACCGTCCGACGCGGGTTCGCCGTCCGGCGGTGCGGGGTCACCGCCCGGCGGCGCCGGTTCGCCGTCTGGCGGCGCGGGGTCACCGTCCGGCCCGCCCCTGCCCTCCGGGCTGCCGTCCACCGCCCCCGTACCCTCCGCCGAGGACGGCGCCGGGCTGCCGTCCACCGCCCCCGTACCCTCCGCCGAGGCCCGTGACGAGCCGCCGTCCGGCGCGCACGAAGGGGGGGACCGCCGCGCACGAAGGGGGGACCGCCGCCGAGGCCCGCGGCGGGCCGCCGCTGGGCTCGCTCGCACCGTCCGGTGAGGACCGGGCCGGGCCGCCGCCGGGCCCGGGGTCGTCGCCAGGCTCCGGGCCGCTGCCTGCCGGACCGCGGTCCGGCAGGCCCGCGCCCTCCGTACCGCCGCTCTCCGTACCGCCGCCGGGCGGGCCGGCGCCCTCCCCGCTGCCCGCCGCGATCGCCTACTTCTCGCCGGAGTTCGGGATCACCGCCGCCCTGCCCCAGTACTCCGGCGGCCTGGGCATCCTCGCCGGTGACCACCTCAAGGCCGCCAGCGATCTCGGCGTGCCCCTGATGGGCGTCGGACTGCTCTACCGCCACGGCTACTTCCGCCAGTCGCTCTCCCGCGAGGGCTGGCAGCAGGAGCACTATCCGCTCCTGGACCCCGACGAGCTGCCGCTCACCCGGCTGTGCGAGGCGGACGGCCGGCCCGTCCGGATCGCGCTCACCCTGCCCGGCGGCCGCCCGCTGTCCGCACGCGTGTGGCTGGCCCAGGTGGGCAGGGTGCCGCTGCTGCTGCTCGACTCCGACGTGGAGGAGAACGGTCGCGGCGAGCGCGATGTCACCGACCGGCTCTACGGCGGCGGCAGCGAGCACCGGCTGCGTCAGGAGATGCTGCTGGGCATCGGCGGTGTGCGCGCCGTGCGCGCGTACTGCCGACTGACCGGCCACCCCGAACCCGAGGTGTTCCACACCAACGAGGGGCACGCCGGTTTCCAGGGCCTGGAGCGCATCCGCGAACTGATGGCCGACGGGGCGGACTTCGATGCCGCCCACGAGGCGGTGCGGGCCGGGACCGTCTTCACCACCCACACCCCCGTCCCCGCCGGTATCGACCGCTTCGACCGCGAGCTGGTGGCCCGCCACTTCGGCGCCGACGCCGAGTTGCCCGGGATCGAGGTCGAGCGCGTCCTCGCCCTCGGCAGGGAGACCTA is a window from the Streptomyces luomodiensis genome containing:
- the treS gene encoding maltose alpha-D-glucosyltransferase, coding for MIVNEPVPDTFEDTPAKDRDPDWFKRAVFYEVLVRSFQDSNGDGVGDLKGLTAKLDYLQWLGVDCLWLPPFFASPLRDGGYDVSDYTAVLPEFGDLADFVEFVDAAHQRGMRVIIDFVMNHTSDQHPWFQESRSDPDGPYGDYYVWADDDKQYQDARIIFVDTETSNWTFDPVRKQYYWHRFFSHQPDLNFENPAVQEEVLAALRFWLDLGIDGFRLDAVPYLYAEEGTNCENLPRTHQLLKRVRAEIDAHYPDTVLLAEANQWPEDVVDYFGDFEAGGDECHMAFHFPVMPRIFMAVRRESRYPVSEILAKTPAIPSGCQWGIFLRNHDELTLEMVTDEERDYMYAEYAKDPRMRANIGIRRRLAPLLDNDRNQIELFTALLLSLPGSPILYYGDEIGMGDNIWLGDRDAVRTPMQWTPDRNAGFSSCDPGRLFLPTIMDPVYGYQVTNVEAAMSSPSSLLHWTRRMIEIRKQNPAFGLGSFTELPSSNPAVLAFLREAPTTRDGEDDLVLCVNNFSRFAQPTELDLQSFAGRHPVELIGGVRFPAIGELPYLLTLAGHGFYWFRLRRNEAVGHWVD
- a CDS encoding alpha-1,4-glucan--maltose-1-phosphate maltosyltransferase, with amino-acid sequence MIGRIPILDIRPLVDCGRRPAKAVVDETFEVSATVFREGHDAVNANVVLRDPSGRSGPWTPMRELAPGTDRWGAEVTPGAPGRWTYTVEAWSDPIATWRHHARIKVPAGIDTDLVLAEGALLHERAASGVPKNDGREAVLAAVDGLRDERRPVADRLAAALAPDVTAALDRHPLRELVSSSRPMPLQVDRERALFGSWYELFPRSEGARITEGRPPVSGTLRTAAERLPAIAAAGFDIVYLPPIHPIGTAFRKGPNNALSAGPFDVGSPWAIGSADGGHDAIHPDLGTIEDFDHFVARARELRMEVALDFALQCSPDHPWVAQHPEWFHQRADGSIAYAENPPKKYQDIYPVAFDRDFRGLVRETERVLRFWMAHGVRVFRVDNPHTKPVVFWEKVLGDIHRTDPDVLFLAEAFTRPAMLNTLGAIGFHQSYTYFTWRTTKQELTDYLTELSGDAAAWMRPNFFVNTPDILHAYLQEGGRPAFEVRAVLAATLSPTWGVYAGYELCENTPVRAGSEEYLDSEKYQLRPRDWAAAERAGETITPLLTRLNRVRRRHPALRRLRNLRFHHADNDSVIVYSKRTGDSCVLTVVNLDPHHTQEATVSLNMPELGLDWHESVPVRDELTGETYHWGRDNYVRLEPGRRMAPAHVLSLRPSSPIGGSPTT
- a CDS encoding S8 family peptidase, which codes for MACASAGPRRRVAAPAAAVAAALVALSLTQAAPTQAGSTQAGPDHGYIVALKRGAGAPAAASAAGRALVERYGARVRRVYRTALDGYAVVANAAQAGRLAADPRIASVTRDERVSPRWTRARPPSPSRGRADPPWGLDRIDQPDRPLDGTYTAPADGGRGTTIYVIDSGIRASHEDFGGRARSGWDFVDDDPVAEDGNGHGTHVAATAAGTRYGVAKRAAIVAVRVLDDRGEGTIAQVLAGMDWVLRHAERPAVVNLSLGAASATPLPEWDAAVRAGTAAGLVFTVAAGNQDRPAAAFSPGRVRQALTVGATDRADRRSAFSNWGAGIDLFAPGDRIVSASHTSDTATRTLSGTSMAAPHVAGAAALYLAGHRGATAAQVGAALTAMASKGRVRGAGADSPNRLLRVAN
- a CDS encoding pectate lyase, with the translated sequence MAEQHTRYRVLAGALGAVALTAGAITTGLTLPTASAATWPSASGTQAVGTTISVSGTTDGGMKRYYGTGDLGSGGQDEDQGPLFELKDGATLKNVILGAPAADGVHCEGSCTLQNVWWEDVGEDAATFRGSGKTYNVVGGGARKAEDKIFQFNGGGTLNISNFAGQDFSTFVRSCGNCSTQYKRTINVSNTEITAPGKVIGGINTNYGDSLTLRSITIVGDSSKKIVPCQKYIGNDDGDEPSKNGSGPDGTYCKYSTSDITYK
- a CDS encoding rhamnogalacturonan lyase; this encodes MLAAGCAAAALTVTTLANVSGAVEPGSRTAGAASPKAVAAAQLEKLDRGLVSVHTGDDNLVSWRWLATDADDVTFNLYRGSVKVNSSPITTTNYLHQDAPNSADYTVRAIVNGVEQPASPSAVQFRPGYYDVAISPPSGGSDYTYEANDASVGDLDGDGDLDFVLKWQPTNAKDNSQSGVTGNTIVDGYTLQGQRLWRIDLGRNIRSGAHYTQFQVYDYDGDGQAEVAMKTADGTVDGAGKTIGSASADYRNSSGYVLSGPEYLTMFNGRTGAAMSTVDYVPPRGTVSSWGDSYGNRVDRFLAGTAYLNGSTPSLIEARGYYTRTVISAWKFSGGQLTRQWTFDTNSSTNTGKGYDGQGNHALATGDVDGDGKDEIVYGSMAVDDNGAGLWTNKNGHGDAAHLGDLDPSRAGLEYFKVDEDTSKPGSYFADARTGQVLWSTASGGDNGRGVADDIWAGSDGAEMWSARDDQIRDEGGGAKGRKPSSINFLAWWDGDPVRELLDDTHIDKYGTSGDTRLLTGSGVHSNNGTKATPSLSGDILGDWREEVVWPTSDNKALRIYSTPYQTDRKITTLLHDRQYREALAWQNTAYNQPPHPSFFIGDKMATPPRPTITTP